In a genomic window of Glycine max cultivar Williams 82 chromosome 13, Glycine_max_v4.0, whole genome shotgun sequence:
- the LOC112998711 gene encoding uncharacterized protein — protein sequence MIVAEYAAKFEELVRYFPYYQGRDGESSKCVKFLNGLRLEVKQAVNYQGVRQFPLLVNICRISDEDSRDRATYYRSTGPIRDKKNGPQHRGKPYSNPPKQYGNRHDNQTTVARGIAGGSGSKPNTFPTQITCYRCKKPGHISSNFPDKEIPTSGSVLTSDVCMDCLVEISGRTFLIDLICLPLSQIEVILGMDWLSSNHVLLNYFDKTVAFDDSRGSKDMMFISANQVKTSLKEDAQVYLILSSLKTKTMISMCDLPVVREFPEVFPEDIYGLPPERDKVFHRPSTWCWAHIHSPL from the exons ATGATTGTGGCTGAATATGCAGCCAAGTTTGAGGAGCTGGTAAGGTACTTTCCCTATTATCAAGGGAGAGATGGTGAAAGCTCCAAGTGTGTAAAGTTTCTGAATGGCTTACGACTTGAAGTGAAACAAGCTGTGAATTACCAAGGTGTTCGTCAGTTCCCACTTTTGGTTAATATATGTCGGATTTCGGATGAAGACTCCCGAGACAGGGCAACCTATTATAGGAGTACAGGTCCAATAAGGGACAAAAAGAATGGGCCTCAACATCGGGGAAAACCATACTCGAACCCTCCTAAGCAATATGGTAACCGTCATGACAATCAGACGACTGTTGCTAGGGGAATTGCAGGTGGTAGTGGTAGCAAACCCAATACTTTCCCCACTCAAATCACTTGCTACAGATGTAAGAAGCCAGGGCATATCTCCTCAAATTTCCCTGATAAAG AAATCCCAACTAGTGGTTCTGTGTTAACCTCTGATGTGTGTATGGACTGTCTTGTGGAAATTTCTGGTAGAACattcttgattgatttgatttgtttgcctttgagccaGATTGAAGTTATTCTTggtatggactggttatcttccaaccatgtcttgttAAACTATTTTGATAAAACTGTGGCGTTTGATGATTCTAGAGGGAGTAAGGATATGATGTTtatctctgccaaccaagttaagacatctttaaaagaagatgcTCAAGTGTACTTGATCTTGTCTAGcctgaaaacaaaaacaatgattTCCATGTGTGACCTCCCTGTTGTCAGAGAGTTTCCTGAAGTGTTTCCTGAGGATATATATGGTCTGCCGCCTGAGAGAGATAAAGTTTTCCATAGACCTAGTACCTGGTGCTGGGCCCATATCCATAGCCccttatag